From the Anguilla rostrata isolate EN2019 chromosome 12, ASM1855537v3, whole genome shotgun sequence genome, the window aaattatagtatcatgattttaccttgttttccatccattttaaataggttttcaggtgttttcaatggtaccaatggcttcaaattagagttaagggctcaaattagggttcagctagggttagggttaggaaaacggtaagtctgagggttgaggcaagttaaCGGTTgtttcagcagcttgaagaaaggttgggacatgactttcattgattttgaatgaagcaaaaaaaatgtctagtagcatgtgtacccatgaccatacaaaatgtctaatacatgatttttttagggagaacatttttctttttaaatgacctcatacatatgattttgcatttaaattatagtatccatgatatttaccttgttttccatccatttaaatgggttttcaggtgttttcaatggtaccaatggcttcaaattagagttaagggctcaatagggttcagctagggttagggttaggaaacgtaagtctgagggtgaggcaagtttacggtgtgttcagcagcttgaagaaagttGGACATGAGTTTTTGATttgaatgagcaaaaaaaatgtctagtagcatgtgtacccatgaccatacaaaatgtctaatacatgcatgttttcttagggagaacatttttctttttaatgacctcatacatatgattttgcatttaaatatagtattcatgatattaccttgtttccatccatttaaatgggttttcaggtgttttcaatggaccaatggcttcaaattagagttaagggctcaattaggttcagctaggttagggttaggaaacgtAAGTCTGATGGTGAGCaagttacggttgtgttcagcagcttggaAAGGttggacatgagttttattttttgaatgaagcaaaaaaaatgtctatagCTGTgtaccatgaccatacaaatgtctaatacatgaaTTTTCttaggaacattttttttaatgacctcatacatatgattttgcatttaaatatagtattcatgatatttaccttgttttccatccattttaaagggttttcaggtgttttaaaTGGTACCATGGCTTCAATTAGAGTTAGGGCTCAATTAGGgtcagctaggttagggttaggaaaacgtaagtctgaggtgaggcaagtttacggttggttcagcagcttgaagaaaggttggacatgagttttattgattttgaatgaagcaaaaaatgtctagtagcatgtgtaccatgACCAACAAAGTCTAATACAtgatgtttttcttagggagaaatttttttttaaagactcaaCATATATTTGCATTAAATTAAGTATTCATGAATACTGTttccatcattttaaatgggttcagtgttttcaatgtacaatgctCAATAGAGTAAGGTCAAATAGGTAGCTAGTAGGTTAGGAAAACGTAAGTGAGGGTGAGGCAGTGGTGTTCAGCAGCTGAAGAAAGTTGGGACatgattttattgatttgaatgaagaaaaaaaaattctagtagcatgtgtacccatgaccatacaaaatgtctaatacatgcatgttttcttaggagaacatttcttttttaaatgacctcatacatatgattttgcatttaaattaagtattcatgatatttaccttgtttccatccattttaaatgggttttcagtgtttcaatggtacaatggcttcaaattagagtaagggctcaaattaggttcagctagggttagggttaggaaacggtaagtctgaggtgaggcaagtttacggttgtgttcagcagcttgagaaaggttgggacatgagttttattgattttgaatgaagcaaaaaaatgtctagtagcatgtgtacccatgaccatacaaatgtctaatacatgcattttttcttagggagaacattttcttttttaaatgacctcatacatatattttgctttaaatataGTATTCAGATATTTacctgttttccatccattttaaatgggtttcaggtgttttcaatggtaccaatggcttcaaattagagttaagggctcatggttgctagggtgggtAGGAGGtagttgggttagggttaggtggttAGAGTTGAGGGTTGGGACTGGTTATTGTTAGAGCAAAGTTAGTAGGTTACTGCTACAAGAAATGATTTTTTAGggagaatttttcttttttgactcTATTGTTGATTAAATATAGTTCATGATTACCTGTCCACATTTAATGGGTTAGGGTTCAAGGTACAAGCtaaaggttagggttagggttcagctaggttaggttagggtaaGTCTGAGGTTGAGGCAGTTTACGGTTGGTTAGCGTTGAAGGGTTGGACTGGTTATTTagcttaaacattttttttaatgacaaaagtTGCTTTATTATCAGTCTGTTATTAAGGGTTAGGTTCAATGACATGGCTAATAGATTAAGGGAAGTAGTGTATAGAAGGTGTTAGTAGAAGTACTGTTCACTGAATGggtttatttaatgaaagttTAAGCGCATAAGTAcgttttaggttttttttaatgacttatTATTGCATAATAGATCTGTTACTGTTCCATCATTAATGGGTTAGGTTCATGACATGTAAGATGCAAATGTAATATGACGTATTAGGTAGGTTCTTGTACCTAAAAATaggtttatttaaagaaaatgggTCGCTAAAGTAAGTTAGGAGAATTTTTTGCTACATGATGtaatatgtcaaattttcaTTTAAGTTATTAGAAATGTATTACTATAGTTCTGTAGGTAAAAGTAGCAGTTAGGAGTTGTGTTTACGTAAAATGGGAAAGTTATTGTTAGCAAAAAAATGTGTAGAGTTACTGCTAAAAGTCAACatgcttttttcaaaattttttttctacattattataaattaagatcaattttttgtttcatcttttAATGTTTAGTTTCATGTACAATGTTCAAATGCTAGGTTCAATTAGGTTGTAGTTAGGGTAGATTGTTAAGTCGAGTAGAGTTAGTGTTTGGAGCTGAGAAATTTGGGATGAGTTTGAttttgatgaagaaaaaaaatggttatgATTGTCCGGACAtcaaaatgtctaataatgCGTTTTTCTTaggagaaattttttttttagcattattgattgatttaatttagtttagGGATATCTTTTTCATCCTTTAAATGGTTTCAGGTTTTAATGGTTATGTTAATTCAGTTAAGGGCTGGTTAGGGTGGTAgaggctaggttagggttagggttagggctagggttagggttagagctagggctagggtttgggtttgggctagggtttgggttaaggttagggttagggttagggttagagctagggttagagctacggttagggttagggttagagttagggttagggctagggttagggttaggtttagggttagggttagagctagggttagggttagggttagagctagggttagggttagggttagggttagagctagggttagggttagggctacgtttagagctagggttagggttagggttagagctagggttagagctagggttagggttagggttagggcttgggctagggctagggtttgggttagggttagggttagggttagagctagggttagggttagggttagggttagagctagggaagggttagggttagggttagagctagggttagggttacggttagggttagagctagggttagggttagggttagggttagagctagggttagggttagggttagggttatggttagagctaggtttagggttagggttacagctcgggttagggttagggttagcattagggttacagctagggttatggctagggttagggttatggttacagttagggttaggttacgGGTTCAGCTAGAGTTAGAGTTAGGTTTACTGCTAtatttagggttacagctaggtttaagattagggttagggttacagctggggTTAACTTTATGGCtagtgatagggttagggttacagctatcgttagggtaagggttagggttagggttacggttagggttattgttagggttacagcttgggttagggttagggttatggctagtgttagtgttacagctagggttagggttaccgtttcagctagggttagagtttggTTTCCAGCtgtggttagggttacagctcgGTTTAAgattagggttagtgttacagcTGGGGTTAAGGttaagttagggttagggttacagctcgggttagggttagggttagcgttagggttacagctatggttatggctagggttagggttatggttacagttagggttaggttacgGGTTCAGTTGAACGGCCTACAGAGAAACATGGCTAACACCTGCAGTCTCTGCAGCTCTTCATGACCAGAACTGAGTATCACTGCagctaaatgaaaaatgcatccatataaagcaggggtgtTCAAGcctatctgaaaagggctgggATGGcggcaagtttttgttttagcccagcactaaaacaCCTGATCCTACTTAAAATCTTGATTGAAGACAGTGATTAGTTAATTCGTTGaatcattaatatattttttatttaactttttgtgCAAATTACATGTTGTATAATTGctctcattattttatttgggcATTATCCACTTACTAAATTTGGGCATTCCTTACAAATCCTGTCATGCCActatacaacatttaaaaatatttcagcatgtCCACAGTAATAagtaattgaactgaatttacCATGTGTGTTGCTTTTAAACAGCAATGTCAATCATCGTCTGTGCTTATTTGGTGGAAATTCCTTCATCAACTTAGATTATTGAGTTGGTGCAAAttggataattgtttgagaagagGCTTGACAAAAACACTATCATGACCTCTAGCTGGCAGAGAACTGAAGTACAACGCAAGAAAACAAGGCCAgccaaactggtggccctagtaTTAGAGCACTAAAGAGTTTTTTGAGACATGATGTGTTTTTCATGAACTTTGTTGCACAAGGGTGATGGTCAGGGGTGAAGGACTGATGCGTATCAGCCATTGGTCATGTGATATTTGTGCATCAACATGCACTGTATGATATCCATGCGCCCACTCCAAAACTCTGTTTACCAGAGAAAGTAGTTGTTCTGGTACAAACATTATGCAAACATTAGCCAGCTTATTGTTACCAGACACACAATCAGCTTCTTTCGTGGCTACAAGCTGATTGATCTCATCTGATTTTActcaaaaatgtctttgctttcATGATCTATATGTCTCCATGTCAAATTCAGTGTAAAACATAGTTTTGAAGCCTTTAAACAAAAGATGACAAGGTAGTACCAAAGTTTCACATCATCATGCTCTTATCTGTGTAGCCCCACCTACTCTGTGCAACAGgtttgacagacagacagccagggcagagagctgtcctgattggttgttaagattcaggcaTGGTGAAATTTGGGGTGGCTCTTGTCAGAGTCTGGGGCAGCCAGAGAGAGtccagatttttttcttagaaCTTTAAATCTATTGATATCTGTCGGGATGTGAAGGCATATTAACAAAAGTGTTCTATAACAAGTTTACATACTGCTCCATTAATTTGCAttgcgacgtacaataagtgcaatTTCAAAATGTCTTCAGATGGGAACATAGTAAGAATGTTGAGGTGATATGAATAGTTAAGAGACAAGTGTAGCTATTATGTGTCAAAAATCAGTGCTTTAGAGCATTTGGCTCCTGAGattcaccaaaaaaatatgaaaaatgttacaactttttaaatgtcatacaAGGGcatgatttgttttgttataaatgcccatgattagttaattagttgaatcataagtttatttttttactttaacttttttgtgtcagttaaatgttatataactgctctcatttttaatgtgacatCTCCGTCAATCATcgtttgtgtttaatttgtggcaattactttattaACTTAAATTATTGAGGTGGTTGGGCCCGTCGGGGAAGGGGCGGGAACAGAGTAGTCACAAGTGAGGGAAAATGGGATTTGGAGATGGGATTTGGGCAATGTATCAGacggtggtggtgaagaaggtAATTTCATCTCTAATGTAGAATTTAGATACTTTCACATTCATCAGAATAAAAGATGCTTTCACATCCATCGGAATGAGATACACTGGTATGTCTTTATCACAagaacaggtttttttattgtaacaaGATACtgagctgaaaatgttttttccctgtGGCAACAAAACAGTGTGTAGCTGGAGTCTTACAtctcaaaagtgaaaaaaaaatgggacaTTCAAAATTTGACTAACCCTTACACAAACCATAACTAACCCTTACTAATCTCTTACGATATTCATATCCTTTTAGGTCTTATGACTTTTATCTCcttgtattcatttaaattgattttattatattaagattatatatgtttttttgtctATATTAATAGAAAAATTGCAagtgtaaaatttattttatttaatgtagttCCAGTTAAGTACATACTGCTAAAGTCTTCCTGTATTGTAGCTATACTGAAAATTGAGGACGTTACAGTTATATTTTTCCTTTAGGGGAATAGAAGAAGGGattactgttattgttattaagaGTTATTGTTAAATCATTGCTTCTGTCCCAATTTTGTCTGGCTGTCAGTGTGTCTTTGGCAGTGGTCATTTTAGACACCAAAGGAGCAACTTCCTCCTTCAAACTTTATTGCCCAACCAGGATCCAATTCACTCTATTCATGAGATGAAATATGACAAGCATGCGATTTCATTTAGTCTCTAAAACCTCTCTGTCAGAACAATTACCATCTGGGATATTACTGCCTGAATGAAGCTGAGAAAGCgtcatgttttttcttcttctcacgtttatttcattatttcattacaaacaCTGCGTTCACTTTGTACTTGCACGCCCTTCTTACTGTGGGCTTCTTTTAATTCCTTGCCTTGCGTACAGACATGCTAACTCACAACCCACAGCTTTTGGACCCAAACAACTATATTCCATTTCCTAGGCTTCAGCCTGTGTATCACAAGCCCAAATCACAAGCCAAAATCATAACAtatattatgttaaaaaaatatatgttatgCACAAATGATTGCATGCCATGTCCAAATACTCATGGAAGCAAATGGATACAGTCTCAGTTCACATAAAAATTGACTGCTATAAAAGATCAAGCTTTTTTCCAGTGATAAAGTTCTTActgataacatttaaaaatgactgactATGTTTTGTACGTAAGTGAAATCAGTTGTTTTAGcctttttgctttgctgaaaATGTTCTGTAGAATTGCTATGGAAACATGAGAGGCTTCCTGGGCCTTCACCCCACATTGTGGAGAGCTCATGTGAATGACCGTTATGCGTATCTGGGTGAGACCCTCCCAACAGTTGCTTACATGATGTGGCAGCAGTCAAAACTGTAAGAATATAATTTCCTGAAATCTCATATCTCCACCAGGAACACAGGAAGAACTTTCACCTTCTTTTTGACTATACATTTGTAGtaagtttaaataaattttaagatCTATAGTATGCCAATTTACAAATACAGGCCCAGATAATCAATAGTTCATCAAACTTTTCTGTGGGaactaaatataaaacagaaaacaaaaatcttatATTTGTTCaatcttattatttattttcagaaagtcatacatacacattacacatagCTTGAGATTTCATAATTTTAAGAATCGTTCATCATGTTATTATTTagtattttccaaaatgtaccaattaatatcagcaaataaatagctaaataaatatttaacatgcaTTGTAAATCTTATAttgaaaagaagaaacaaatacATATCTTAGCACTCAGGGCATTACAAATGGATGTCAACCAAATAATAACACAAGGTCTTTCACATTTATTGTCttcttattttgcatttagGCAAATGGACACAGTTGTAATTGGCAACAAAAACTCTACCACAGCAAGACCTTTTATAGTGTGCTCAGATACCCAGGTGAACAGGAATGAAGAAAGGCAAATAGATGAACCCAGTCCATCTGACTGACTCATACTCAGTGTGTTTATACAATTACCACAGGGTAACCATGAGGTGTCCCACaggccttttttaaaaccacattaAGTCATCATAATTTACCCgtccttttaaaataatagctCATCTACAGCACATGGTGGTGCTGCTTAATACCTCTCATTATATTGCGCAGCTAAAGTACAGTCCATTGGCATCTTGATTTCCAGGCTGTGGAATACAGTTGTTTGATGTGTGATTGCAGCCATGAGGtttctgaggggggaggggggctgcctACAGCGGAGCCACGCAGCGGTGGGCAGGTCGGGGGGGCTCGGGCAGGCCGCTCGTCTTCCTCACGCTGACCACTAGCACGCCCTCAGGCGTCAGGGTGCTGCTGACGGACAGCGGGTCCATGTCCTCCGGGAGCTGGCTCTTGTGGGTGAAGGTGTCACTGACGCTGCCATCATCAGCCAcctgtggggagagaggaggccaGGGGACAGGTTTGGAGGCTGTCATTGTCTATCAGAAATTCCAAAAGGACCAAAAAAGGTGGGGGTGAACGGGAGGAAGTTAGGGGGACAGTAGAGTGAAAGGGTGTGGGTGGAGAAAATGATGCCCTCCATCCAGAGTCCCACCTTTTCTGCATGGATGACGACCCAGTGGCCGTAGGCCATTACCACCACATCCTGAGGCTCGAACTGACTCACATCCGCCGACGTTAAGTATGAATCGGCCACTGCCTGCACCGCACCCATACTGGCAGGACGTACTGACACAGATGCCCCCGTGCCCCCTGGGGAGTTGAAATCAAGGGATACAATAGGGGAGGAGGGATAAGACAGACTGATACAATGAGAATGGCACACcacaaaaaaactttctgttttatttggtgTTCTCTGTTAGCAGAACATGCTTATAATATGAATAAGACTTTTCTCCTTCACTGTCATCCTGAATGAGTATGAATAGCTTCCTCCATTACAAGATCTAGTGAAATGGGAATCACATCAGAAATAATGCCCAAGAAATATAAATCACGGATCTGTATAACAAATTTGCATGTTAAATTAgcctttttattaaaatatatccATTTAAGGAATTGTCACCATGCTACTGTATGTAGTTCAGATAAACTGACAACTACTTTGTTGGATTTTTGCAGTTTAATGTAAATAGTCTTTTTGGTAGTACTGACCATTGTAAAAtagaacaaaaatgtatctcttgatatccattttgaaaagcatttcattCAGAATACTATCTCAGGGTATGAATTCTGCATAGCAGTCGAGTTCAGAACTGAAAAGTCAGTAAAACTAAATTCAAAACTGAATTATTCAGTTTTACTACAAACTGAATTCTGATCACAAAAGAGGTCATGCATTCTACAAActtcataaaatgtttaaacataaataactTTCCAGTCAAATGGAGTTAGATTCACCCTGTGCAGTCTCCACTCTCTCTAACTCAGCCtgaccctccccacccccaagaGCAGCGGCTCCAGCTTGGACATCCCCGCTCACCTGGATACCCAAACGACTCCCTGTGGCGTCTGCTGAAGGGCAGCAGGGGTGTCCCATCTCGCTCCTCTCCAAAAAGGCTGTGGGGGCTGCCGTCCAGATAGGGCTGGAAGAGAGAGGCCTGCCCTTCACTGCCTCCTGCTCTGAAGGAGCTGCTGCTGTAGCGTGCAGAGCGGtacgaggaagaggaagaggaagagctggaggaggccatTCCGTACAGCGGCCTCTATATGCTCACAGCAACACCGGGAGCTCCTCTGAACGCTCGCTCACACGCACAGAGTACTACCTCACTGtctgacagagacacagagtactACCTCACTGTCTACCAGAGACACAGAGTACTACCTCACTGTCTACCAGAGACACAGAGTACTACCTCACTGTCTaccagagacacagacagagtacTACCTCACTGTCTACCAGAGACACAGAGTACTACCTCACTGTCTaccagagacacagacagagtacTACCTCACTGTCTACCAGAGACACAGAGTACTACCTCACTGTCTaccagagacacagacagagtacTACCTCACTGTCTACCAGAGACACAGAGTACTACCTCACTGTctaacagagacacagagtactACCTCACTGTgtaacagagacacagacacagagtacTACCTCACTGTCTGACCCCAAATACAATAGCTCCCATATGGAGCAGACTGATACATATGCAAAAACCTACATTATAATTAAAGTTATAGACACAGTATGAGACTTGTTGATGATTAAAATTAACCTGCCCCCTTtcagtctttctctttctctcctacaCTCTTGCTAGCTTgtgcactggacacacacaaTTACTGAAAGAGCAGCAGCTTTTTAAAAGTCTCTCATTCAGACAATTGCATTATGGGTCAGGGGTACACTTGGCCCAAAGCACAGTCCATCGCTCCATAATAGGTCATCCTACCTAAGTGCTCTCCCGTTAGTAACGGAAATGCAGATAAGAGGCTGGGGTCTGGACAGCATACAGAGACGAAGTCTCGACTGACAAAGCAGGGAGATTAGGAGCCATTCTGGAGaagtatgtgtgggtgtggccaacAATGCCTGCGGTATGTGCTCAAAGATAAGGGGAGAAGGATACATAGggtgagtggagagagggaggactcATTTCTATTTGGGAACCCCTATAGAGTTTTCAAATGGGTTTTTGAAGACACTTCAAAGCTTTTAACCGTGGCTTCAAATGGGTTCATATTAGCCTTGTTTATTTAGAGCAGTATCTCCAGGGAGAGATTCCATCACAAACCATCCCTCCTCACCTTGATGCATGGCTGACACAAAATGGGCTGCTCTCAGAGGAGTATTTGGGGGTGAGAGGGTCAGTAAGGTGGTCCCTCTTAGTAAACTTCAAAAAATCTCTAACACTTAAAAGCCTGCACCTTTGATATCTCTATATTTTCTTcagatgtgtgtgcaggtgtaaaaACCAAAGGTTATGGCTCAGGGGAAGAATGGATGTCTGAGAGATGCACTCAACAGACTTACTCACAGATATCACTGTCCAACAGTTTTATTCAGCATGGAATCAGGGAGGAACAGGAGactgggagagagtgagagtatgtgacagggaggaagaggagagagggagagagtgagagtgcatgacagggaggaagaggagagagtgagagagtgtatgacagggaggaagaggagagagtgagagagtatgacagggaggaagaggagagagtgagagtgtatgacagggaggaagaggagagagggagagtgtatGACAGGAGAAGGGGATGAGAAGTAgacggaggaagagagagagagtgatgacaggggagaggaagagggagagtgatgacaggagagagagagtagaagagtgagagtgtgtgacaaggaggaagaggacagtgggagagagtgagagtatgtgacagggaggaagaggagagagtgagacagtgagagtgcatgacagggaggaagaggagagagtgagagagtgagagtacatgacagggaggaagaggagagagggagagagtgagagtacatgacagggaggaagaggaaacaaTGAGAGTGCATGAcatggagggaaagaaagagcagaGCAGTGCTCAAATGCCTtgccatctgattggctggctgtgagATTATTGTTCATCTCCTTTATACC encodes:
- the LOC135236855 gene encoding heat shock protein beta-7-like, which encodes MASSSSSSSSSSYRSARYSSSSFRAGGSEGQASLFQPYLDGSPHSLFGEERDGTPLLPFSRRHRESFGYPGGTGASVSVRPASMGAVQAVADSYLTSADVSQFEPQDVVVMAYGHWVVIHAEKVADDGSVSDTFTHKSQLPEDMDPLSVSSTLTPEGVLVVSVRKTSGLPEPPRPAHRCVAPL